In Kiritimatiellia bacterium, a single genomic region encodes these proteins:
- the rpsG gene encoding 30S ribosomal protein S7 translates to MRRRRAEKRPKVPDLRYNSVEVGGLITKVMRRGKRAVAERIVYSALDAIAEQTKQDPLEVLKAGLENVKPKVEVKSRRVGGATYQVPVEVEPDRQTALAMRWIVTYAKERKGLPMRRALAMEIIDASKNQGNAVKKKEDTHKMAQANKAFAHYRW, encoded by the coding sequence ATGAGACGACGTCGTGCCGAAAAACGTCCGAAAGTGCCGGACCTCCGCTACAACAGCGTAGAGGTTGGCGGCCTGATCACCAAGGTCATGCGGCGTGGCAAACGCGCTGTCGCCGAGCGAATCGTCTACAGCGCGCTGGATGCCATCGCCGAACAGACCAAGCAGGACCCGTTGGAAGTGCTGAAAGCCGGCCTCGAGAACGTCAAACCGAAGGTCGAAGTCAAGTCCCGGCGCGTCGGTGGCGCAACCTACCAGGTTCCTGTCGAAGTCGAGCCCGACCGCCAGACGGCTCTAGCCATGCGCTGGATTGTCACTTACGCCAAGGAGCGCAAAGGCCTTCCCATGCGGCGTGCCCTCGCCATGGAAATCATCGACGCCTCCAAGAATCAGGGCAACGCCGTCAAGAAGAAGGAAGACACCCACAAGATGGCGCAGGCCAACAAGGCATTCGCTCATTATCGATGGTGA
- the rpsL gene encoding 30S ribosomal protein S12, with protein sequence MPTINQLVRKGRQPPKTKSKSPALQKCPQRRGVCLLVKTMTPKKPNSALRKIARVRLTNGVEVTAYIPGVGHNLQEHSMVLVRGGRVKDLPGVRYHIIRGTLDCAGVNEQPGWGQRKRGRSKYGTKRPKPEGAKK encoded by the coding sequence ATGCCGACAATCAATCAATTGGTGAGAAAGGGGCGGCAGCCCCCCAAAACGAAGAGCAAATCGCCTGCGCTGCAAAAATGCCCGCAGCGCCGGGGAGTTTGTCTGCTTGTGAAGACGATGACGCCGAAAAAGCCAAATTCGGCGCTTCGCAAAATCGCGCGCGTTCGGTTGACCAACGGCGTGGAAGTTACCGCTTACATCCCCGGAGTGGGCCACAACCTTCAAGAGCACAGCATGGTGCTTGTGCGCGGCGGTCGCGTAAAAGACCTGCCCGGCGTTCGCTACCACATCATTCGGGGCACGCTCGATTGCGCAGGCGTCAACGAACAGCCCGGCTGGGGCCAGCGTAAGCGGGGCCGCTCCAAGTACGGCACCAAGCGCCCGAAGCCCGAAGGCGCCAAGAAATAA
- the rpoC gene encoding DNA-directed RNA polymerase subunit beta' has translation MAEHTSAAHWLSTEPAFSGFDWASITVASPETIRSWSRGEVKNPETINYRTFKPEKGGLFCEKIFGPTKDWECACGKYKRIKHKGVVCDRCGVEVTLARVRRERMGHIELAVPVSHIWFFKCTPSRIGLVLDMSSRNLERVLYYEDYVVVDPGDTPLQEKQLLSEMEFREAQDKYGDAFIAKMGAEGIRDLMRKINLDELIEQLDREMAETRSKQTKKKLTKRIKVLDAFRRTNSRPEWMILEVLPVIPPELRPLVPLEGGRFATSDLNDLYRRVINRNNRLKNLLQLKTPDVIIRNEKRMLQEAVDALFDNGRHGRAVTGAGNRPLKSLSDMLRGKQGRFRQNLLGKRVDYSGRSVIVIGPELKLNQCGLPKKMALVLFEPFIIRRLKELGIVHTVRSAKKMIEREGDEVWDILEEVTRGHTVMLNRAPTLHRLSIQSFEPVLIEGEAIRIHPLVCTAYNADFDGDQMAVHVPLSIEAQLESRLLMLAPNNIFSPSSGKPIMTPTQDIALGCYYLTIESQEDRIRRRMAPKPADQIEHLPLFNDAHEVHTAFDEKAVRIHDRIRLRNPDYRRDTYYGDKTRSVIETTVGRVFFNEIWPDSLGFFNGPVPKKKLEELIFRCYQIAGHDETVRCLDRLKALGFEYATLAGVSIGLVDMIIPAEKDAIVSDAQKQIQEVENQYRKGIITDGERYNKIIDIWTHATDRVSSVLFGALEFNDFDKGRRDVNPLFMMVDSGARGNRQQIRQLAGIRGLMAKPSGEIIEKPILSNFREGLSVLEYFISTHGARKGLADTALKTADAGYLTRKLVDVAHDVIIIEQDCGTLNGIDIKPIMEGDEELVPLAARILGRTAVDDIRHPATKEIIVAAGQEIDEKARDIIASLGMESVRIRSVLTCESRGGVCARCYGRNLATNRPAQLGDAVGIIAAQSIGEPGTQLTMRTFHIGGTAAAVFKQPQIIARNNGVVRYHDLRTVRTQEGTFVVLNKNGVIGIYDDEGRELEKYTLVIGATISIEDGGAVKKGQSFVKWDPYNVPILSEQRGLIEFHDFIEGVTVKKEVDESTGLEGVVVLEHKEDLHPQIVLKDPDTNQVISYYSIPAGAHVVAKEGEIVVAGAMLAKTPRKMVSTKDITGGLPRVAELFEARRPKDAAEIARIDGIVEFGGTVRGRRKLIVRDPVTGDEEEHLIPMGKHVVVFRGDRVKKGQQLTEGPVVPQEILEVCGPQELQEYLVNEVQTVYRLQGVEINDKHIEIIVRSMLKKVRITDPGDTDFLWGEQVEKHHFLDVNQKALAEGKRPAQASPVLLGITKASLETESFISAASFQDTTRVLTDAATLGRVDYLRGFKENVIMGHLIPAGTGFSMYRNIKLVPLAEPITAEELLGDRLGGGETKDSATNA, from the coding sequence ATGGCAGAACATACCAGCGCAGCGCATTGGTTGAGCACGGAGCCAGCCTTCAGTGGCTTCGATTGGGCCAGTATCACCGTGGCGTCGCCGGAGACAATCCGGTCGTGGAGCCGCGGAGAGGTCAAAAATCCGGAAACCATCAACTACCGCACCTTCAAACCGGAGAAGGGGGGGCTGTTCTGCGAAAAAATCTTCGGACCCACAAAGGACTGGGAGTGCGCCTGCGGAAAATACAAGCGGATTAAGCATAAAGGGGTCGTGTGCGACCGCTGCGGGGTTGAAGTCACCCTCGCCCGCGTTCGACGCGAGCGCATGGGACACATTGAGCTGGCCGTCCCCGTTTCGCACATCTGGTTCTTCAAATGTACGCCCAGCCGCATAGGGCTCGTGCTCGACATGTCCAGCCGCAACCTCGAGCGCGTCCTTTACTACGAGGATTATGTGGTCGTTGACCCCGGCGACACCCCGCTTCAGGAAAAACAGCTCCTGAGCGAAATGGAGTTTCGCGAGGCCCAGGACAAGTATGGCGACGCCTTTATCGCTAAGATGGGCGCCGAGGGCATCCGCGATCTCATGCGCAAAATCAACCTTGATGAGTTGATCGAGCAACTCGACCGGGAAATGGCGGAGACGCGGAGCAAGCAGACCAAGAAAAAATTGACCAAGCGCATCAAGGTTCTTGATGCGTTTCGAAGGACAAACTCGCGCCCCGAATGGATGATTCTCGAGGTCCTTCCCGTGATTCCTCCAGAACTGCGCCCGCTGGTGCCGCTGGAGGGCGGCCGGTTTGCAACGTCAGACCTCAATGACCTTTATCGCCGCGTGATCAACCGGAACAACCGGTTGAAGAACCTGCTGCAACTAAAGACACCGGACGTCATCATTCGAAATGAAAAGCGGATGTTGCAGGAGGCGGTGGACGCCCTTTTCGACAACGGTCGACACGGTCGCGCCGTGACCGGGGCGGGGAACCGGCCGCTCAAATCGCTCTCCGACATGCTCCGCGGCAAGCAGGGGCGATTTCGCCAGAATCTGCTCGGCAAGCGCGTGGACTACTCGGGCCGCTCCGTGATCGTCATCGGTCCGGAATTGAAGCTCAACCAGTGCGGCCTGCCGAAGAAGATGGCGCTGGTCCTCTTTGAGCCGTTCATCATCCGCCGGCTCAAGGAATTGGGGATCGTGCACACGGTTCGATCGGCGAAAAAGATGATCGAGCGCGAAGGGGATGAGGTTTGGGATATTCTCGAAGAGGTCACGCGCGGTCACACGGTGATGCTCAACCGAGCGCCCACCCTGCATCGTCTCTCCATTCAGTCATTCGAGCCGGTGCTCATCGAGGGAGAGGCGATCCGTATTCATCCCCTGGTGTGCACGGCTTACAACGCCGACTTCGACGGCGACCAGATGGCGGTACATGTCCCGCTGTCCATCGAGGCGCAGTTGGAATCGCGCCTGCTCATGCTGGCGCCCAACAACATTTTTTCGCCTTCCAGCGGCAAACCGATCATGACGCCGACGCAGGATATCGCGCTCGGCTGCTACTATCTGACCATCGAGTCGCAAGAGGACCGCATTCGCCGCCGCATGGCGCCAAAGCCAGCGGATCAAATCGAGCACCTTCCACTTTTCAACGATGCTCACGAGGTCCATACCGCTTTTGACGAGAAGGCCGTACGGATTCATGACCGTATCCGGCTGCGCAACCCCGACTACCGGCGGGACACGTATTACGGGGACAAGACCCGCTCGGTGATCGAAACCACCGTCGGGCGCGTTTTCTTCAACGAGATCTGGCCGGACTCACTCGGCTTCTTCAACGGCCCGGTCCCGAAGAAGAAGCTCGAGGAGCTAATTTTCCGCTGTTACCAGATCGCCGGCCACGATGAAACGGTTCGATGCCTAGACCGGTTGAAAGCGCTCGGGTTTGAGTACGCCACGTTGGCGGGGGTCTCGATCGGCCTCGTCGACATGATCATCCCTGCCGAGAAGGACGCCATCGTCAGCGATGCCCAGAAGCAGATTCAGGAGGTGGAAAACCAGTATCGCAAGGGCATCATCACCGATGGCGAGCGCTACAACAAGATCATCGACATCTGGACGCACGCGACCGACCGGGTGTCGAGCGTGCTCTTCGGAGCGCTCGAATTCAATGATTTCGATAAGGGCCGGCGCGACGTCAACCCGCTGTTCATGATGGTGGACTCGGGCGCCCGCGGCAACCGGCAGCAAATCCGGCAGCTCGCGGGAATCCGAGGGCTTATGGCGAAGCCGTCCGGCGAAATCATCGAGAAGCCCATTCTTTCCAATTTCCGCGAGGGCCTAAGCGTGCTGGAATACTTCATCTCCACGCACGGCGCCCGAAAAGGATTGGCTGACACCGCGCTCAAGACGGCCGATGCCGGTTATCTGACCCGCAAGCTCGTCGACGTCGCCCATGACGTGATCATCATCGAGCAAGACTGCGGCACGCTGAACGGTATCGACATCAAGCCCATCATGGAGGGCGACGAGGAGCTGGTGCCCCTTGCCGCGCGCATCCTGGGACGGACGGCGGTCGACGATATTCGCCATCCGGCCACAAAGGAGATCATCGTGGCGGCGGGCCAGGAAATCGACGAGAAGGCGCGCGACATCATCGCGAGCCTGGGAATGGAGTCCGTTCGCATCCGCAGCGTTCTGACCTGTGAGTCGAGGGGCGGCGTGTGCGCCCGGTGTTATGGCCGGAACCTCGCCACCAATCGGCCCGCACAACTCGGGGACGCGGTCGGCATCATCGCCGCCCAGTCGATCGGCGAGCCCGGAACGCAGTTGACGATGCGCACCTTCCACATCGGCGGCACTGCGGCGGCCGTCTTCAAACAACCTCAGATCATCGCGCGCAACAACGGCGTAGTGCGATATCACGACCTCCGGACGGTGCGGACCCAGGAAGGCACCTTCGTCGTGCTGAACAAGAACGGTGTGATCGGAATTTATGACGACGAGGGGCGCGAGCTTGAGAAATACACGCTGGTCATCGGCGCTACCATCTCGATTGAGGATGGCGGCGCTGTCAAGAAGGGGCAGTCCTTCGTCAAATGGGATCCGTACAACGTGCCGATCTTGTCCGAGCAGCGGGGCTTGATCGAGTTCCACGATTTCATCGAAGGAGTGACCGTCAAGAAGGAGGTCGACGAATCAACGGGTCTTGAGGGGGTCGTTGTGCTGGAGCACAAGGAGGATCTCCATCCGCAGATTGTTCTGAAGGATCCGGATACCAATCAGGTGATCAGCTACTACTCGATTCCCGCGGGCGCGCACGTGGTCGCGAAGGAGGGCGAGATTGTGGTGGCCGGCGCCATGCTGGCGAAGACGCCGCGCAAGATGGTCAGCACGAAAGACATCACGGGCGGACTGCCGCGGGTGGCCGAACTGTTTGAGGCCCGGCGGCCCAAGGACGCGGCGGAAATCGCGCGGATCGATGGAATTGTCGAATTCGGCGGGACGGTTCGCGGCCGCCGGAAACTGATTGTCCGCGACCCCGTGACCGGTGACGAGGAAGAGCACTTGATTCCGATGGGCAAGCACGTCGTCGTGTTCCGCGGCGACCGCGTGAAAAAGGGCCAGCAGCTCACGGAAGGACCCGTGGTTCCGCAGGAGATTCTAGAGGTGTGCGGACCCCAGGAGTTGCAGGAATACCTCGTCAACGAGGTGCAAACCGTCTATCGACTGCAGGGCGTCGAGATCAACGACAAGCACATCGAGATCATCGTGCGCTCCATGTTGAAGAAGGTCCGCATCACCGATCCCGGCGACACGGATTTTCTGTGGGGCGAGCAGGTGGAGAAACACCACTTCCTCGACGTGAACCAAAAGGCCCTGGCGGAAGGCAAGCGGCCGGCGCAGGCGTCGCCAGTCCTGCTCGGCATCACGAAAGCCTCGCTCGAAACCGAAAGCTTTATTTCCGCTGCGTCGTTCCAGGACACGACACGCGTGCTGACCGATGCGGCGACCTTGGGGCGCGTCGACTACCTGCGTGGATTCAAGGAAAACGTCATCATGGGTCATCTGATCCCGGCGGGCACAGGATTCAGCATGTACCGCAATATCAAGCTTGTGCCCCTCGCCGAACCGATAACGGCGGAGGAACTGCTCGGAGACCGACTGGGCGGCGGGGAAACCAAGGACTCCGCGACGAACGCGTAG